The Dama dama isolate Ldn47 chromosome X, ASM3311817v1, whole genome shotgun sequence nucleotide sequence TATAGCTAAGAGAGTAGAGGGAAAGTCTTTGCTCCCCAACAGGTAAAAAGTAAGGACAATAGAGCAATTCAAGAATAGAGAAATACACAGCATCAAGCAAATAtaccagagagggaaaaaatatgCGTGTGGATTTGGTGAAACTCCATAGTGCAGAGTTACCAGGGGAAAAAATTATGAATTAAAGaaaagttggggcttccctggtagctcagaatgtgaagagtccgcctgcaaagcaggagacctgggttccatcccagggtttggaagatcccctggagatggaaatagctacccactccagtattcttgcctggagaattccttagacagaggaacctggcgggctatatattccatggggtcgcaaagagttagacacgactgagcgactaaaacacacacacacatacacacactgtggGTTCACTGCCCCGGTTTTCTGCGGagacagagagggaaggggaTGGTGCAAAGGGGCAGAGAGCTCCGGGTGGGCTTTCCTTGCAGAATAGCGCACTCTGCAAAAGGATCCCTGGAGGGCAGCGCCTTCCGAACCATTCAGGCCCTTCGGCTCTCTTCTTGGGAGTCCAGGAGGAGGCGGGGCTTGTCGGAGGGGCGGATCCCGAGGGTGGGGCAGAGTCGCTGGCAGCGGTTCTGTGGTACCCGGCAAGGGGCGGGGCCACGTTAGGGGTGGAACTGCGCTGGCAGTCGCTAATGTGCGTGCAGGCGAGGGGGCGGAGCTGTGCCTGGGCAGCTCAGGCCTGGCCTTGGATGTGGCAGAGGCGGCAGTGGGAGACCAACCCCCGAGGGGAGACCGAGGATAGGGcgcggcggggaggggcggggtgggACGGGACTGCTGTCTGCCAGGAGCTCCAGGCATCGAGTCCACCTGCCCGCCAGCTCGTGCTGCGGTCGATCCGCGGAGCCCGCGCCGGCCCGGGCCCATGGCGGCGTCGGGGGCCCTGTCTGTCGCGGCGGCAGCAGCGGCCCTGTCGGGCGTGGCAGTGCGGCTGGCGCGCTCAGCCGCGATGCGCGGCTCGTACGGTGCCTTCTGCAAGGGGCTCACTCGCACGTTGATCACCTTCTTCGACCTGGCCTGGCGTCTGCGCATGAACTTCCCCTATTTCTACATCGTGGCCTCGGTGATGCTCAACGTGCGCCTGCAGGTGCGGATCGAGTGAACGCCCACTACCACCTCCGCCCGGCCGCGATGGCAGGGGCATCAGCATGAAGGGTCATGGGGCCGCGGGCCGCCGGGACATGCCAGGGAAGGGGCGGCCCAGGCCTCTAGGCCCTAGACCTCCGCGGAGGACGCAGCCACAGAGCCCCGGCTCCGACCAGCCACGTCGCGGCCGGTGACGAACTGCACAGAAAACTAGCGAAAAGGGCCCTTTCCGTCGAACTCGAGAAAATTATCTGAGTGCAGCCGACCTGTTGCCTCACTTTGGCCGAAAGggggagcagaaggaagaaaTTCTTCAATAGGAACATGAATGACTGACCCTGACCCAAAAGGTAGGAAACCAGAGGTTGGACTTGCTGGCTGGAGGGAGGCGGTTGCCATGATATCTAGATGTCCAGCCCCTGGGCGGCTTGGAGGAGGAAGGGACCCGTGGAAGCCAGCCTGGAAAGCTGCCGAGCCGAGGGTAGGCAAGGCAGGGTGCACACAGGCCCTCCGGACTCCCTTGTCATATTTCCAACTTGGGGATGAGAGGCGGCTGCCTGGGCATCTCCAAGGGTCAGCCCATCACCTCGGCCCATGGCCCCGGTAGTGTCACCTGAACACGGGGGAATGGAAGGAAATGGCCCCGGAGAGGCCCGGAAAAAGCCCTAGAAGAGAGCGCATGCTGGCCCACTTGTCCTCCACCCCTCAAGAGGCAGCCTGGAAGGATGGTTGTGTTCTTGGCCCAAGCCCAGGTCTGTCTCTTTCTCAGCCCTTCACAAGACTTCCTCCTGGTGGGTCTCTGGGACTGCTCTCTGCCTGCTCCTGCTGTCTCTGTTGCTCCTCTCCACCCTCCAAAGCTTTGCATCAGGGGACAGGGAAGAGTGGGAAAGACGTgttcctcccagccctgccccgtCTCAGCCACACTCCCTCCACCTCCTACCAGTGCCCTCCTGGTGCCACAGAATGCGCTGCTCCAGTCCTGGACAGCCTCCAGCAGTCCCTGTGTCCCAGAGGATTTGGGAAAGTAGGGGTCTCCTTCAGTGCAGGGCAGCTGTCAGGCTGGGTTGGGAGAGCAGTTGGAGAAGAGGCTTGTAGGGTAGGCGACAGCTGGGGAGACGGGGACATCTCTGGGTGAGGAGGCAACTCTCAAGTCCCCATGTTTTTCTTGCAGGAACTGGTGTTATAGAAGGTGAACTGCCCCTTCTGTGGTCTTGTCGAGAGTCAAATCCCTGCCTGGGGCACCCCTGACCCTAGAGCTGCCTGGGGGGCAGCCAAGAGAAGGGCCTGACCCCCGGAGGAGAGGAAGGGCCTTCCAGGCAGAGAGTCTGAGGGGAGGGGTGGCCTGGTGATCCAGTACTGGCgtgaggaaggaaggatggagctAGAGACACTCTGGGGGAGCTCTGTTCTCCCCACCTGCTGGGCTCTGGGAAGGGAGACATTTGCCCTTGTCACATAGATCAGAAGTGGAGGGGCTGAACCTGCCTCTGGGCCTGCATTCGCCACCTGCCCCCCAGTCTCTGGGAGACCTGGCacagtgggatgggggaggggagc carries:
- the LOC133051970 gene encoding small integral membrane protein 10-like protein 2A, which translates into the protein MAASGALSVAAAAAALSGVAVRLARSAAMRGSYGAFCKGLTRTLITFFDLAWRLRMNFPYFYIVASVMLNVRLQVRIE